From Puntigrus tetrazona isolate hp1 chromosome 8, ASM1883169v1, whole genome shotgun sequence, the proteins below share one genomic window:
- the abtb1 gene encoding ankyrin repeat and BTB/POZ domain-containing protein 1 — translation MDAVDLFSSCRKGDIARVRYLVEQRDVELNIRDKWDSTPLYYACLCGHEELVQYLLANGAKCEANTFDGERCLYGALSDPIRRLLKEYKRITAKAMQRDYYDQFLQTLLEQGNYGDVTFMVHGEMFKAHRCILSARSEYFAHMLETKWRGKADIPLKHPLVNPAAFGAIMQYFYTGRLDIDVNYVEDCKRLAKQCKISELIEELEVKCKQVYEFVSNKPGTCVKVLTLDPHDFQLQDGMALLADSALPAELRVGYGQLPFDLTDSFPSYPDICFRVEGYDFLCHKAFFCGRSDYFKALLEDHFSEGETLQTHPSIPVITLHDVSHDLFTRILYYIYSDNTQLSHENVYEVLCVADMYLLPGLKRLCGRTLAVLLNEENVLHMWKTAKLFRLSRLEDQCTEYMAKIIERLVERPEFADMIREDAGNVAARQETDSIPLVDEIRFHIASNVQTYSAIEEANQKLSALELLLASIGLEC, via the exons ATGGACGCTGTTGATCTGTTTTCAAGCTGCAGAAAGGGCGACATTGCCAGAGTGAG atacCTGGTTGAACAGAGGGACGTAGAACTGAACATCAGAGATAAGTGGGACAGCACACCTCT GTATTATGCATGTCTCTGCGGACATGAAGAGCTGGTGCAGTACTTGCTTGCCAACG GAGCAAAGTGTGAGGCGAACACGTTTGACGGCGAGCGCTGTCTGTACGGAGCGCTGAGCGACCCCATCCGCCGCCTGCTTAAAGAGTACAAGCGCATCACGGCCAAGGCCATGCAGAGGGACTATTACGACCAGTTCCTGCAGAC GCTTTTGGAGCAGGGAAACTACGGCGACGTGACGTTTATGGTGCACGGCGAGATGTTTAAGGCGCACCGCTGCATCTTGAGCGCCAGATCTGAGTACTTCGCTCACATGCTGGAGACCAAGTGGAGGGGGAAGGCTGACATCCCCCTCAAACATCCACTG GTCAACCCTGCTGCGTTTGGCGCGATCATGCAGTATTTCTACACTG GCCGTTTGGATATAGATGTGAATTACGTGGAGGACTGCAAGCGTTTGGCCAAACAGTGTAAGATCAGCGAGCTGATCGAGGAGCTGGAAGTGAAGTGCAAACAGGTTTATGAGTTCG TGTCTAACAAGCCCGGGACGTGCGTGAAGGTGCTGACTCTGGACCCTCATGACTTTCAGCTGCAGGACGGAATGGCTCTGCTGGCCGACAGCGCACTTCCTGCTGAGCTGCGG GTTGGATACGGTCAGCTCCCGTTCGATCTGACTGATAGTTTTCCCAGTTACCCTGACATCTGCTTCCGGGTGGAGGGCTATGACTTCCTGTGTCATAAG GCGTTTTTCTGTGGCCGTAGCGATTATTTTAAGGCGCTGTTGGAGGATCATTTCAGCGAGGGTGAAACTCTGCAGACTCATCCCAGTATTCCTGTCATCACCCTTCATGACGTGTCTCACGATCTGTTTACAAGAAtcctttattacatttacagcgATAACACTCag CTCTCTCATGAGAACGTGTATGAGGTTCTGTGCGTGGCTGACATGTACCTGTTACCGGGTCTGAAGCGTCTGTGCGGCAGGACTCTGGCTGTGCTGCTGAATGAGGAGAACGTGCTGCACATGTGGAAGACGGCCAAACTCTTCCGGCTGTCGCGCCTGGAGGACCAGTGCACGGAGTACATGGCCAAGATCATAGAGAGG CTGGTGGAAAGGCCGGAGTTTGCTGACATGATCAGAGAGGATGCTGGGAACGTGGCTGCCAGGCAGGAAACCGACTCCATCCCTCTGGTAGACGAGATCCGTTTCCACATCGCCAGTAACGTTCAGACGTACAGCGCCATCGAGGAGGCGAACCAGAAGCTCAGCGCCCTGGAGCTCCTGCTGGCCAGCATCGGGCTGGAGTGCTGA